AACCGGCGGCCCTACGGGTCTTTTTCTTGCGAAAGAAGGCCATTGTCATCACCCGCTAGTGCCATGCATGCGGCACGAAGATCGCATGCAAACCGTGTGCCCGGCGCCCCGTGAATCGCATGCCCCACATGTCGATCCCCCACGGCTCAAGCGGTGGGTCACCCGGGCTCACGAAGGGTGGGCATGGTACACGCAAGAATCGTCCGCGCGGCGGACGCTGCGCCGTTACCCGCCCTTGGTGATCACGCCGAGGCCTTTGATGTTCTCGGTCACCTCGGCGTCGCCGTAATACTCGATGCGGCCCATGCCCTCGATGGTCGCGTCCAGTTTTTCCGCAGCGTACACATCCGCGGAGCCGGCGCCGCGCAGAATGACGACGGCCTTTTGAGCCATGAGCTTGGCCAAGTCCAAATTGCCCGCGCCCTCGGCGAGGACATCAAGGCCGTCCGTCTTGCCCTCGGCGTATACGTTGGCCGCCCCCTCGATTTTGATGGATAGGGTTTCGTTATCGACTGCATAGACTTTGACGTTACCCGCGCCGCGAACTGCGAGGTCTTTGAGCGCATCCGTCGTGACTTTGATGACGATGGTCACATCGGGTTTGATGGGCGTATCGGGCTTGATCGTGAGGCGTCCGTCCGTCACGGAGGTTTCGAGGTGCGGCAGGATGTTGTCATCGGCCGTGATCTCGAGCGGACCGCTCGCCCCGATCGTTACGTTCAATGACGCTCCGCCCACGAGCAGAATGCCGTCGAAGGCATCGACGGTTCGCGCCTCGGTCTTGGCCACTCCCGACCCACGCACCTTGCCGCTGTCCGAGTCCTTCGATCTGCACGCAACGAGGAGAGCGGCTGTGCTGATGGCCAGTACGCAGGTTGATTGCCACAAGCGTCTTTGCTTCGCCTGATCCAACATGAACCGCCCCCTTTCCGGTTGACCGAGTTTCCTACCTGGCCCTTGCCCGAACGAACGAGAGTTCGAGTTAGGCGAATGCACGCATTATTGCTCGCACCACGGCCGGCGACCACGTGCTGCGGGCACGAGGACAGACGTGACATGCTTACCTCCCCAACGGACGCATACGGTCGCTCCCCCACCGCTGAAGCGGTGGGCCACCCGGCGGCGATCAAATACTGCAATCACGTCTACCAGTGACTGAAGTCACTGGCAACGATCGCGCGCCCTACGGGCGAAGAATCGGTCATCGGTGAATCAGGATGCAGCCTGCTCCGCGGGCTGCGGTCCCCTTCGATCGAATACAGCGAGCGCCGCCCGCGCCGAAACGT
This region of Phycisphaerae bacterium genomic DNA includes:
- a CDS encoding DUF2807 domain-containing protein, which codes for MLDQAKQRRLWQSTCVLAISTAALLVACRSKDSDSGKVRGSGVAKTEARTVDAFDGILLVGGASLNVTIGASGPLEITADDNILPHLETSVTDGRLTIKPDTPIKPDVTIVIKVTTDALKDLAVRGAGNVKVYAVDNETLSIKIEGAANVYAEGKTDGLDVLAEGAGNLDLAKLMAQKAVVILRGAGSADVYAAEKLDATIEGMGRIEYYGDAEVTENIKGLGVITKGG